A single Halobellus ruber DNA region contains:
- a CDS encoding prephenate dehydrogenase/arogenate dehydrogenase family protein: MEALVVGSGAMGRWAGRTLAPAFDVAFADRDPAAASDAADAVGGRTVAVDSPETFGAVCLAVPISAAGEAVAAHADRASRAMFDVTGVMAGPVAAMREHLPDRERVSLHPLFAPENAPGNVAVVRDAPGPVTDEVLEAVDAAGNRTFETDPEEHDTAMETVQAGAHTAILAYALAAADVREEFATPVSRGLSELVETVTGGTPQVYREIQESFEGADAVADAARRVADADGDAFERLYEEAGAGADRTRTRDDGSADGAGEPEGAAE; this comes from the coding sequence ATGGAAGCACTCGTCGTGGGGTCGGGCGCGATGGGACGGTGGGCGGGGCGGACGCTCGCGCCGGCGTTCGACGTCGCCTTCGCCGACCGGGACCCGGCCGCCGCGAGCGACGCCGCCGACGCGGTGGGCGGCCGGACGGTCGCGGTCGACTCCCCGGAGACGTTCGGGGCGGTGTGTCTGGCGGTCCCGATCAGCGCGGCCGGGGAGGCGGTCGCCGCCCACGCGGACCGTGCCTCCCGAGCGATGTTCGACGTGACCGGGGTGATGGCCGGGCCCGTGGCGGCGATGCGCGAGCACCTGCCGGACCGCGAACGGGTGAGCCTCCACCCGCTTTTCGCCCCAGAGAACGCCCCCGGGAACGTCGCGGTCGTCCGCGACGCCCCGGGACCGGTGACCGACGAGGTGCTCGAGGCGGTCGACGCCGCCGGAAACCGCACCTTCGAGACCGACCCCGAGGAACACGACACCGCGATGGAGACCGTCCAGGCCGGCGCCCACACCGCAATCTTAGCGTACGCGCTGGCGGCGGCGGACGTCCGCGAGGAGTTCGCGACGCCGGTCTCGCGGGGGCTGTCGGAGCTCGTGGAGACCGTCACCGGCGGCACCCCGCAGGTGTACCGGGAGATACAGGAGTCCTTCGAGGGTGCCGACGCAGTGGCCGACGCCGCACGCCGGGTCGCCGACGCCGACGGCGACGCGTTCGAGCGGCTCTACGAGGAGGCCGGCGCAGGCGCCGACCGGACTCGGACGCGGGACGACGGGAGCGCCGACGGCGCCGGCGAGCCGGAGGGAGCCGCCGAGTGA
- a CDS encoding methyltransferase — translation MIDREAVRDTAKYLRQVRPIDPEELVDYVGGSPHPAVVREVLREESFDLGLRERADGTFVPVDDEPAPQPSWEPDSFPESYAFAVEDLLVERHGANWHRGESGDRLRETITRLKADYYRRNDVEYDAETALAYATYHLPNYYAAIGYVLDDLAEGGRVPRTLRVLDVGAGVGGPALGLHDYLPDDAVVDYHAVEPSAAADVLDRLLGETGRNFRPTTHRETAESFDPETVTDGEGGFDLVLFANVLSELDDPEAVAARYLDSVAADGSFVALAPADRNTSIGLREVERALATPDAGVAVYAPTLRLWPGAAPTDRGWSFDRRPDVAAPAFQRRLDEGGDPDPETDRTPGDGTFTNETVKFSYTILRPDGERRTPVRANPDRHAKMAEMERHVTNRIDLLAVKLSRDLTDDADANPLFRVGDGSQAVDHYAVSTADDPLNRALLEADYGDVLGFENALCLWNDDEGAYNLVVDRETVVERVA, via the coding sequence GTGATCGACCGCGAGGCCGTCCGCGACACCGCGAAGTACCTGCGGCAGGTCCGCCCGATAGACCCCGAGGAGCTCGTCGACTACGTCGGCGGCAGCCCCCACCCGGCGGTCGTCCGCGAGGTCCTCCGGGAGGAGTCCTTCGACCTCGGGCTCCGGGAGCGGGCGGACGGCACGTTCGTCCCAGTCGACGACGAGCCCGCGCCACAGCCCAGCTGGGAGCCCGACTCGTTCCCCGAATCCTACGCGTTCGCCGTCGAGGACCTCCTCGTCGAACGCCACGGCGCAAACTGGCACCGCGGCGAGAGCGGCGACCGCCTGCGCGAGACGATCACCCGGCTCAAGGCGGACTACTACCGCCGGAACGACGTCGAGTACGACGCCGAGACCGCCCTGGCGTACGCGACCTATCACCTCCCGAACTACTATGCCGCGATCGGCTACGTCCTCGACGACCTCGCTGAGGGGGGTCGAGTTCCGCGGACGCTCCGGGTGCTCGACGTCGGCGCGGGCGTCGGCGGTCCGGCGCTCGGGCTTCACGACTACCTCCCCGACGATGCGGTCGTCGACTACCACGCGGTCGAGCCCTCCGCCGCCGCCGACGTGCTCGACCGGCTGCTGGGCGAGACCGGCCGGAACTTCCGGCCGACGACCCACCGCGAGACCGCCGAGTCGTTCGACCCCGAGACTGTCACCGACGGCGAGGGCGGCTTCGACCTCGTCCTCTTCGCGAACGTCCTGAGCGAACTCGACGACCCCGAGGCGGTCGCGGCCCGATACCTCGACAGCGTCGCCGCCGACGGCTCGTTCGTGGCGCTCGCGCCCGCCGACCGCAACACCAGCATCGGGCTCAGGGAGGTCGAGCGCGCGCTTGCGACCCCCGACGCCGGCGTCGCGGTTTACGCGCCGACGCTGCGGCTCTGGCCCGGCGCGGCGCCGACCGACCGCGGGTGGTCGTTCGACCGCCGCCCCGACGTCGCGGCGCCGGCGTTTCAGCGCCGACTGGACGAGGGCGGCGACCCCGACCCCGAGACCGACCGGACCCCCGGCGACGGCACGTTCACGAACGAGACGGTCAAGTTCTCGTATACGATCCTCCGCCCCGACGGCGAGCGGCGGACCCCGGTCCGTGCGAACCCCGACCGCCACGCGAAGATGGCGGAGATGGAGCGGCACGTCACCAACCGGATCGACCTGCTGGCGGTGAAGCTGAGCCGCGATCTGACCGACGACGCCGACGCCAACCCCCTGTTCCGGGTCGGCGACGGGAGTCAGGCGGTCGATCACTACGCGGTCTCGACGGCGGACGACCCGCTGAACCGGGCGCTGCTCGAAGCGGACTACGGCGACGTGCTGGGCTTCGAGAACGCCCTCTGTCTGTGGAACGACGACGAGGGGGCGTACAACCTGGTGGTCGACCGCGAGACGGTCGTCGAGCGGGTGGCATAA
- a CDS encoding DsrE/DsrF/DrsH-like family protein, protein MSSEMDGGPTGSEAGGNTATDRTEAELVDRVETLHERIDDLEADLEAATDDGPKRMTIIATKGTLDMAYPPLILASTAAAFGWEVTVFHTFWGLEILHEERSKELQLSSVGNPNTPMPNALAALPGMDRLTTTMMRRSIDDVGTPTIEDLVDTCLEMGADLQACQMTADMMEYDEDAFYDGVTTGVGAASALSEMVEADIQLLV, encoded by the coding sequence ATGAGCTCAGAGATGGACGGCGGTCCGACCGGTTCCGAGGCGGGGGGTAACACTGCCACCGACCGCACGGAGGCGGAGCTGGTCGACCGAGTCGAGACGCTGCACGAGCGTATCGATGACCTAGAAGCCGATCTCGAGGCCGCGACCGACGATGGGCCGAAGCGGATGACCATCATCGCAACGAAGGGCACGCTGGACATGGCGTACCCGCCGCTCATCCTGGCGTCGACCGCGGCCGCGTTCGGCTGGGAGGTGACGGTCTTCCACACGTTCTGGGGGCTGGAGATTCTCCACGAGGAGCGCTCGAAGGAACTCCAGCTCTCCTCGGTCGGGAACCCGAACACACCGATGCCGAACGCCTTGGCGGCGCTCCCCGGGATGGATCGGCTCACGACGACAATGATGCGCCGCAGCATCGACGACGTTGGGACGCCCACAATCGAAGACCTCGTCGACACGTGTCTGGAGATGGGCGCGGACCTGCAGGCCTGCCAGATGACCGCGGACATGATGGAGTACGACGAAGACGCGTTCTACGACGGTGTGACGACCGGCGTGGGCGCCGCCTCTGCGCTGAGTGAGATGGTCGAGGCCGACATCCAGCTGCTGGTGTAG
- the srp19 gene encoding signal recognition particle subunit SRP19, whose protein sequence is MAVENVVWPRYIDASVSRGDGRRVPLEDAVEEPTVDEIAQAVQQIGYDAVIEREMIHPREWEPRGRVLVQGAEDSTKNDLVQAVAAYVGILRG, encoded by the coding sequence ATGGCTGTGGAGAACGTCGTCTGGCCCCGCTACATCGACGCCTCGGTCTCCCGGGGCGACGGCCGACGGGTCCCACTCGAGGACGCCGTCGAGGAGCCGACGGTCGACGAGATCGCACAGGCCGTCCAGCAGATCGGCTACGACGCGGTCATCGAACGGGAGATGATCCACCCGCGGGAGTGGGAGCCCCGGGGACGCGTGCTGGTCCAGGGCGCGGAAGATTCGACGAAGAACGACCTCGTGCAGGCGGTCGCCGCCTATGTCGGGATCCTTCGAGGCTAA
- a CDS encoding helix-turn-helix domain-containing protein: MPDAMAELLQEEMQCENLLDCFHGLSDLDKEVFRLLVEADEPITVDEVAAEIDRERTTAYRSVRRLQEADIVEREQVSQEGGSYYHVFSPRDADEIADAMQRTLNDFYAKMGQLIGEFREKYTTVDEQGGDTDASAAPVDMQQSR, encoded by the coding sequence ATGCCTGACGCGATGGCGGAACTACTCCAGGAGGAGATGCAGTGTGAGAACCTCCTAGACTGCTTCCACGGGCTTTCCGATCTGGACAAGGAGGTGTTCCGGCTGCTCGTCGAGGCCGACGAGCCCATAACCGTCGACGAGGTCGCTGCCGAGATCGACCGCGAGCGGACGACTGCCTATCGTTCTGTGCGGCGCCTCCAGGAGGCCGATATCGTGGAGCGAGAACAGGTCAGTCAGGAGGGCGGGAGCTACTATCACGTCTTCTCTCCTCGCGATGCTGACGAGATCGCCGACGCGATGCAGCGGACGCTCAACGATTTCTACGCGAAGATGGGTCAGCTCATCGGTGAATTCCGCGAGAAGTACACTACGGTCGATGAGCAGGGAGGAGACACCGATGCGTCCGCGGCGCCAGTCGATATGCAGCAATCTCGTTGA
- a CDS encoding YeeE/YedE family protein → MSDETGPDGRGARFHGLILIGGLLFGFGLGVSRMARPEVVLDFLQFQDFGLLFVMGGAAAVSAVTFTLGADVLRGTAPLTGRAYGRRVKQLDRNVLVGGAIFGVGWGLSGICPGAAYASLGVGNWPILWAIGGMFLGAYAQGYARSVLADRRGAEGIPGAD, encoded by the coding sequence GTGAGCGACGAGACCGGGCCAGATGGCCGCGGGGCTCGGTTCCACGGGCTCATCCTGATCGGCGGGCTGCTGTTCGGCTTCGGCCTCGGCGTGAGCCGGATGGCCCGGCCGGAGGTGGTGCTCGACTTCCTCCAGTTCCAGGATTTCGGGCTGCTGTTCGTGATGGGCGGCGCCGCGGCCGTCTCGGCCGTGACGTTCACGCTCGGCGCGGACGTGCTCCGCGGGACGGCACCGCTGACTGGCCGGGCCTACGGCCGGCGCGTGAAGCAGCTCGACCGGAACGTCCTCGTCGGCGGCGCCATCTTCGGCGTCGGCTGGGGGCTCTCCGGTATCTGTCCCGGCGCGGCGTACGCCAGCCTCGGGGTCGGTAACTGGCCGATTCTCTGGGCCATCGGTGGGATGTTCCTCGGTGCATACGCGCAGGGGTACGCCCGCTCCGTGCTCGCCGACCGACGCGGAGCGGAGGGGATTCCCGGTGCGGACTGA
- a CDS encoding YeeE/YedE family protein, which yields MVGLEGVLLQAGPLVETFPWLAAFFPEGVVSYALGGLFIGLGVAVIYLGTGITAGASTFLETTLSYTSRLPRFNRRKYLASRDWRLTFTLGIVLGAAAYALTIGPGGWTTAVQPWRLLVGGVLVGVGTRVGKGCTSGHGVCGVGSLSGTSVTNVATFLVVAAGTAQVVMALGVVP from the coding sequence ATGGTCGGGCTCGAGGGCGTCCTGTTGCAGGCCGGCCCACTCGTCGAGACCTTTCCGTGGCTGGCTGCGTTCTTCCCCGAGGGCGTCGTCTCGTACGCGCTCGGCGGCCTGTTCATCGGGCTGGGCGTCGCGGTCATCTATCTCGGGACGGGGATCACCGCCGGGGCGTCGACGTTCCTGGAGACGACGCTGTCGTACACTTCCCGGCTGCCGCGGTTCAACCGCCGCAAGTACCTCGCCTCGCGGGACTGGCGGCTCACGTTCACGCTCGGCATCGTTCTCGGTGCAGCGGCCTACGCCCTGACGATCGGCCCCGGTGGCTGGACCACCGCGGTCCAGCCGTGGCGGCTGCTTGTCGGCGGCGTCCTCGTCGGGGTCGGCACCCGCGTCGGGAAGGGCTGCACGTCGGGCCACGGGGTCTGTGGCGTCGGCTCGCTCTCGGGGACGAGCGTCACCAACGTCGCGACCTTCCTGGTTGTCGCCGCCGGGACCGCACAGGTCGTTATGGCGCTGGGGGTGGTCCCGTGA
- a CDS encoding MBL fold metallo-hydrolase, whose amino-acid sequence MTTAIDTTADIIAPERLRERIEAGESIGLLDVRAPDTAEEWRINGDSIEYLNVPYYELLDGVPESVLADLPEGPLVVVCAKGESSELIVEQLADAGVDAVSLDRGMRGWADLYDYSELAVDTDATVAQYHRPSSGCLGYLVVAGDEAVVVDPLLAFVDTYEQDARALGAELVAAVDTHIHADHISGVRELSARGSEGMLPEPAVARGTTFDPDRTLANGDAIIVGETMIEVLYTPGHTSGMTSLLVDGRVLLTGDGLFVDSVARPDLEDGDDGAPGAARQLYETLQELLELDDDVVIAPAHASDGTPRCADGTYTATLGTVRERLPILEAARETFVDRVLADMPPRPANYETIIDTNLGRADTDRTEALTMELGPNNCAASAGGLEADD is encoded by the coding sequence ATGACGACGGCAATCGACACGACGGCCGATATCATAGCTCCCGAGCGACTCCGCGAGCGCATCGAAGCCGGAGAATCGATCGGGCTTCTGGACGTTCGGGCCCCGGATACGGCCGAGGAGTGGCGGATCAACGGTGATTCTATCGAGTACCTGAACGTGCCGTATTACGAGCTACTGGACGGTGTGCCCGAGTCCGTCCTGGCGGACCTCCCCGAGGGCCCGCTGGTGGTCGTCTGTGCGAAAGGCGAGTCCAGCGAGCTGATCGTCGAGCAACTGGCCGACGCGGGCGTCGACGCGGTCAGCCTGGACCGCGGGATGCGCGGCTGGGCGGACCTCTACGATTACAGCGAACTCGCTGTCGACACGGACGCGACCGTCGCGCAGTATCATCGGCCGTCGAGTGGCTGTCTCGGTTATCTCGTCGTGGCCGGTGACGAGGCCGTTGTAGTCGACCCGCTCCTGGCATTCGTCGACACGTACGAGCAGGACGCCCGCGCGCTCGGCGCGGAACTGGTCGCGGCCGTCGACACGCACATCCACGCCGACCACATCTCCGGTGTCCGGGAACTCTCCGCACGCGGCAGCGAGGGGATGCTCCCGGAGCCTGCAGTGGCTCGTGGCACGACGTTCGATCCGGATCGGACACTCGCAAACGGGGATGCGATCATCGTCGGTGAGACGATGATCGAGGTACTCTATACGCCCGGCCACACTTCCGGGATGACCTCGCTGCTGGTCGACGGCAGGGTGCTGTTGACCGGCGATGGCCTGTTCGTCGACAGCGTCGCCCGTCCGGACCTCGAAGACGGTGACGACGGTGCTCCCGGGGCGGCCCGGCAGCTGTACGAGACGCTACAGGAGCTTCTGGAACTGGACGACGATGTCGTCATAGCACCTGCCCACGCGAGCGACGGCACGCCCCGGTGCGCGGACGGGACGTACACGGCCACGCTCGGGACCGTCCGGGAGCGGCTGCCCATCCTCGAGGCTGCCCGAGAGACTTTCGTCGACCGCGTGCTCGCGGACATGCCGCCTCGCCCGGCCAATTACGAGACCATCATCGACACCAATCTCGGTCGTGCCGACACCGACCGGACGGAGGCACTGACGATGGAACTCGGGCCGAACAACTGTGCTGCCAGCGCGGGCGGGCTGGAGGCCGACGACTGA
- a CDS encoding M24 family metallopeptidase has protein sequence MDPDLSQLADHLDDAGVDGYLVDADGTDSTQRYLSGFDAPDPFSTVYTPETTAILVSALEFGRAKTASRADDVSRLADYDYRELVSEHGAAAAKARVVAAWLDDLGVERVATPDRFPLGPADRLRERGLGITPDADDVVTEIRARKTPEEVDNVREAQRANEAAMRATETLLREADVGETDNDGAVLRHDGEVLTSERVKVEIESTLLEHGCGLDETIVACGTDAADPHNRGSGPLRPDEPIIVDIFPRSKTTGYHADMTRTFCKGEPDGTLVEWFDRTDAAREAALDAVVPGATGAAVHDAVCDVYENAGLPTLRSDPTTETGFIHSTGHGVGLDVHELPRVAPDGDELRPGHVITIEPGLYDPSVGGVRIEDLVVVTEDGYENLTDYPVELQV, from the coding sequence ATGGATCCCGATCTCTCGCAGCTCGCCGACCACCTCGACGACGCCGGCGTCGACGGCTACCTCGTCGACGCCGACGGCACGGACTCCACCCAGCGGTACCTCTCGGGGTTCGACGCCCCGGACCCGTTTTCGACCGTTTACACCCCTGAGACGACTGCGATCCTCGTCTCGGCGCTGGAGTTCGGCCGCGCGAAAACCGCCAGCCGCGCGGACGACGTCTCGCGGCTGGCCGACTACGACTACCGCGAGTTGGTGTCGGAACACGGCGCCGCGGCGGCGAAAGCCCGCGTCGTCGCGGCGTGGCTCGACGATCTCGGCGTCGAACGCGTTGCCACCCCCGACCGGTTCCCGCTCGGCCCCGCCGACCGGCTCCGCGAGCGCGGCCTCGGAATCACCCCCGACGCCGACGACGTCGTGACCGAGATCCGCGCGCGGAAGACCCCCGAGGAGGTCGACAACGTCCGCGAGGCACAGCGGGCCAACGAGGCGGCGATGCGAGCGACCGAGACACTCCTCCGGGAGGCCGACGTCGGCGAGACGGACAACGACGGCGCGGTACTCCGCCACGACGGCGAGGTACTGACCAGCGAGCGGGTCAAAGTCGAGATCGAGTCGACGTTGCTCGAACACGGTTGCGGACTCGACGAGACGATCGTGGCCTGCGGGACCGACGCCGCTGATCCCCACAACCGCGGCAGCGGACCGCTCCGCCCCGACGAACCGATCATCGTCGACATCTTCCCGCGGTCGAAGACGACCGGCTACCACGCGGATATGACTCGGACGTTCTGCAAGGGCGAACCCGACGGAACCCTCGTCGAGTGGTTCGATCGCACCGACGCGGCGCGGGAGGCCGCACTCGACGCCGTCGTACCCGGCGCGACCGGCGCGGCCGTCCACGACGCCGTCTGTGACGTCTACGAGAACGCCGGGCTGCCGACGCTCCGGTCGGACCCGACGACGGAGACAGGGTTCATCCACTCGACCGGCCACGGCGTCGGCCTCGACGTCCACGAACTACCGCGGGTCGCTCCGGACGGCGACGAACTCCGGCCCGGACACGTCATCACCATCGAACCCGGGCTCTACGACCCGTCGGTGGGCGGCGTCCGGATCGAGGACTTAGTGGTGGTCACCGAGGACGGCTACGAGAATCTGACCGACTATCCGGTCGAACTTCAGGTGTGA
- a CDS encoding sulfurtransferase TusA family protein, protein MTDHEITETLDAKGLSCPMPVVKTKQTIDTLAAGETLEVLATDAGSLSDLAGWADTTEGVELLDQVDEGDVYRHVVRKTA, encoded by the coding sequence ATGACAGACCACGAGATCACCGAAACACTGGACGCGAAGGGGCTCTCCTGCCCGATGCCGGTCGTGAAGACCAAGCAGACCATCGACACGCTCGCTGCCGGCGAGACGCTGGAGGTGCTCGCTACGGACGCCGGGAGCCTGAGCGACCTTGCTGGCTGGGCGGACACCACCGAGGGCGTCGAACTGCTGGACCAGGTCGACGAGGGCGACGTCTACCGACACGTCGTCCGGAAGACCGCATGA
- a CDS encoding presenilin family intramembrane aspartyl protease PSH, translating into MRRRVAAGVGFAALLFLLIQLGALALVPTFYAEGYQTVEDPSDPTNSLIYIGAILVATAAMLAAFKFDLQWVVRGFVVLATASLSWYVFSVFLPPLPAIGASVAVAAALLVYPEWYVIDTAGVLMGAGAAGLFGISFGLLPALLLLAVLAVYDAISVYGTEHMLDLAAGVMDLNLPVVLVVPTTLSYSLRDSAPDVGSGNDGAETDGGDGDADGGDGSSADGADEPSPDDDQSLDGDDTQSPDGDAAEPAGEIRDALFIGLGDAVIPTVLVASAAFFLPSSLTPSLGVPGLPALTLPALTAMIGTFAGLFTLLWMVLKGRAHAGLPLLNGGAIGGYLLGALASGVPLLTALGL; encoded by the coding sequence ATGCGAAGACGCGTCGCCGCTGGCGTCGGGTTCGCCGCGTTACTGTTTCTCCTGATACAGTTGGGCGCGTTGGCGCTCGTTCCGACCTTCTACGCCGAGGGCTACCAGACGGTCGAGGACCCCTCGGATCCCACCAACAGCCTGATTTACATCGGCGCGATTCTCGTCGCAACGGCGGCGATGCTCGCGGCGTTCAAGTTCGACCTCCAGTGGGTCGTCCGCGGGTTCGTCGTGCTCGCGACCGCGTCGCTGTCGTGGTACGTCTTCTCCGTTTTCCTGCCGCCGCTTCCCGCGATCGGGGCCTCGGTCGCCGTCGCCGCGGCGCTCCTCGTCTACCCGGAGTGGTACGTCATCGACACCGCCGGGGTGCTGATGGGTGCGGGCGCGGCCGGGCTGTTCGGGATCAGTTTCGGCCTGCTGCCGGCGCTTTTGTTGCTCGCCGTGCTCGCCGTCTACGACGCGATCTCCGTGTACGGCACCGAGCATATGCTCGACCTGGCGGCCGGCGTGATGGACCTGAACCTCCCGGTCGTGCTCGTGGTTCCGACGACGCTCTCCTACTCGCTTCGTGATTCCGCGCCCGACGTGGGGTCCGGAAACGACGGGGCGGAGACCGATGGCGGCGACGGCGACGCCGATGGCGGCGACGGCAGTAGTGCGGACGGTGCTGACGAGCCATCACCCGACGACGATCAGTCACTCGACGGCGACGACACACAGTCGCCGGACGGCGACGCCGCCGAACCGGCGGGGGAGATCCGCGACGCCCTCTTCATCGGGCTCGGCGACGCCGTGATCCCGACCGTGTTGGTCGCCAGTGCGGCCTTCTTCCTTCCGTCGTCGCTGACACCGTCGCTCGGCGTGCCCGGGCTCCCGGCCCTGACGCTTCCCGCCCTGACCGCGATGATAGGCACGTTCGCGGGGCTGTTCACGCTCCTGTGGATGGTGCTGAAGGGGCGGGCCCACGCGGGGCTCCCGCTCCTGAACGGCGGCGCGATCGGCGGCTACCTCCTCGGCGCGCTCGCAAGCGGCGTGCCGCTGCTGACCGCGCTGGGGCTGTGA
- a CDS encoding H/ACA ribonucleoprotein complex subunit GAR1, whose product MQRLGTVSRTAQNLLIVRCDDSDRPDIGATAVDESLSRVGRVVDVFGPVSRPYVAVTPAEGVRAASLVGDRLYAK is encoded by the coding sequence ATGCAACGGCTCGGGACGGTCTCGCGAACGGCGCAGAACCTCCTCATCGTCCGGTGCGACGACTCCGACCGCCCCGATATCGGCGCAACCGCGGTCGACGAGTCGCTGTCGCGGGTCGGCCGCGTCGTCGACGTGTTCGGCCCCGTAAGCCGCCCGTACGTCGCGGTTACCCCCGCCGAGGGCGTCCGGGCCGCCTCGCTCGTGGGCGACCGGCTCTACGCGAAGTAG
- a CDS encoding right-handed parallel beta-helix repeat-containing protein — protein MPGKPTAGDGTSTRSEDPTPTFDRRGLLRSIDVGAGVTALGLGTAAAQTTVTGGGDALQAAIDDAESGDTIVVDDSETYDPIVIDAGITIETDADPTIEGDGGTGAAVSIEADGVTVEGFTVTNPDGPLGIKVGRGHDDAAIADNTTEDVGPTGKLGVTGIIVGQGDHDDISITNNEITDLDRETTDDSGFPTVNGILFDADNSDPGTLTNTTVNNNTIHDVESDIAPLGIVVQHETDGVDINNNEIRDLVAADDTDSDPDDGVDFGFTFAQGINIASPETEDTVVNHNVIEDITSEETILPEAVKIDGDGGGLTVRANQFLVAVGVILSAIVP, from the coding sequence ATGCCGGGGAAACCGACAGCGGGAGACGGGACGTCGACACGATCAGAGGACCCGACACCGACGTTCGACCGACGCGGGCTCCTCCGGAGCATCGACGTCGGTGCCGGAGTCACGGCGCTCGGTCTCGGAACCGCAGCGGCGCAGACGACGGTAACCGGCGGCGGCGACGCGCTCCAGGCTGCGATCGACGACGCCGAGTCGGGAGATACGATCGTCGTGGACGACTCGGAGACGTACGATCCGATCGTGATCGACGCCGGCATCACGATCGAAACCGACGCCGACCCGACAATCGAGGGCGACGGCGGAACCGGGGCCGCGGTCAGCATCGAGGCGGACGGCGTGACCGTCGAGGGGTTCACCGTCACGAACCCCGACGGACCGCTCGGGATCAAGGTCGGTCGGGGCCACGACGACGCAGCGATCGCGGACAACACCACAGAGGACGTCGGGCCCACCGGGAAACTCGGCGTGACCGGGATCATCGTCGGTCAGGGCGACCACGACGACATCTCGATCACGAACAACGAGATCACGGATCTGGACCGGGAGACGACCGACGATTCGGGGTTTCCGACGGTCAACGGGATCCTCTTCGACGCCGACAACAGCGATCCCGGCACGCTCACGAACACGACGGTCAACAACAACACGATCCACGACGTCGAGAGCGACATCGCGCCGCTCGGGATCGTCGTCCAACACGAGACCGACGGCGTCGACATCAACAACAACGAGATCAGGGACCTCGTCGCGGCCGACGACACCGACTCGGATCCGGACGACGGCGTCGACTTCGGGTTCACGTTCGCCCAGGGGATCAACATCGCGTCGCCGGAAACCGAGGACACGGTCGTCAACCACAACGTGATCGAGGACATCACGAGCGAGGAGACGATCCTCCCGGAGGCCGTGAAGATCGACGGCGACGGCGGCGGCCTGACCGTCCGGGCCAACCAGTTCCTCGTCGCGGTCGGGGTGATACTGTCGGCCATAGTCCCGTGA
- a CDS encoding DUF2270 domain-containing protein, translated as MPTSSTGTPREEASADDGDIPAANPEAGTAERPDPAIGQGLLDTEMGPSSAMAHLYRGEIHRMKFWRERLDRTTNWAVIVLAAVLTWAFSTEGNPHYLLLIGNVVLATFLTIEARRYRAYDIWRTRVRTLQKEVWAAGLDGSGPTDSDWRARLADDYREPTVKITTEEAVAHRLRRIYLPLFAILNAAWVVRITAFGTTNWPRSAAIGMLPGTVVTVAVGITLLGAIGLAFRPRTWHAYAELRTEELRRDDAAD; from the coding sequence ATGCCGACCAGCAGCACTGGCACGCCCCGAGAGGAGGCATCCGCCGACGATGGTGACATCCCGGCTGCAAATCCCGAGGCGGGCACAGCGGAGCGACCGGACCCAGCCATCGGTCAGGGGTTGCTGGATACCGAGATGGGACCCAGTTCGGCGATGGCACACCTGTACCGTGGTGAGATCCACCGGATGAAGTTCTGGCGCGAGCGGCTCGACCGAACGACCAACTGGGCAGTGATCGTGCTGGCGGCCGTCCTGACGTGGGCGTTCTCCACCGAAGGCAATCCCCACTATCTCCTGCTAATCGGCAACGTCGTGCTGGCGACGTTCCTCACGATCGAGGCACGCCGCTACCGAGCGTACGATATCTGGCGAACCCGCGTTCGGACTCTTCAGAAGGAGGTCTGGGCGGCCGGACTGGATGGCTCGGGGCCGACGGATTCCGACTGGCGAGCTCGGTTAGCAGACGACTATCGGGAGCCGACGGTAAAGATCACCACCGAAGAGGCGGTCGCACACCGACTCCGCCGTATCTACCTCCCGCTGTTCGCGATACTGAATGCGGCATGGGTCGTCCGGATAACGGCGTTCGGAACTACGAACTGGCCCCGGAGTGCCGCGATTGGGATGTTACCTGGAACCGTGGTAACGGTCGCTGTCGGCATCACACTCCTCGGAGCTATCGGATTGGCGTTCCGGCCCCGGACATGGCACGCTTATGCGGAACTTCGGACCGAGGAACTCCGGAGAGACGACGCGGCCGACTGA